In Gemmata obscuriglobus, a single genomic region encodes these proteins:
- a CDS encoding AAA domain-containing protein, with the protein MNAPSGLTITATDLGEYVRHHSCDRRFHLAVHAARETEPLPFFDRLRTDLDPVLAELGRRRENQWEAELKAAGFRDLAAPLPKGKRDEVTWSAIAAVLEALPPGASGYARQVAVGGTVGAFRVYGLIDFMLVKWTGAGPVLVLVECKASRRDRTYHRVQVTAYRVLLRGLLGGRPVVIGGAAVAPEAIECVVARLDPERNTTQSILALPALDLAHEEADLVRLLAPGGRLDAAASRPLAELGFQIDTKCDGCTFAPHCMAESARLRQVELLGIDPVTTRLLRGAGLGTLDQLANPPMFEPKIEALARDPGFTESLDVLRLRARTRLHTLPVLPGSRPVPSSGVEPVPNTGVGHLPPHEANGTRLLRVYLAVDYDYTENRVGALAAHVTRGPQRIDTPFADGAPVPGVQELTESGKDRFGKPVHECRPLHGEGEVVEFQPVPWSGTDYAADTAAEGELIRRFFDRLAGVIARAAGGEPAPVHFYVWSRSDVRYLIEGCCRAGPELLGPVRQLFGCREGLEQQMYSAVREEVNRRYALGWTGRGLGVVASLEWAGRRFHWTRAVNGAACDLSRVFAQGVFDFVADLDIAPNGDWTTEGAGAKHTFEVRARFGDGLPAPYWHAVWGTLPDSDPRAQEAVQRYRVAGAPGLLEAYLLARVQALRWLEECIGPKNPGIEKAPLDPKALPAFKLGRDGVARAATDFLRLDQHVRRSDWVAMHLVPPIGRVPAGRTLPLKQVKVGADKSTITGVIELFAFGGLKLADLEARCQFGPGAFARLSPWNGDPKQGQAVAQLTSAVGRTCVVRDVNWKTGQVTLDAMYAEEDRYLLSSGASKKAEVLFDRGYATLDENVSDYVAGRVDERLQRPSHVYAWFDPVDPRPPIVPPLPDAESTVLQKLLDTFLLPPGGMYPASPDQARAAVDGLSTRVQLIQGPPGTGKTTTTALAVLLRVLVAGRPGDVVLLSAHTHTALDNLLERIDRYLEPFRTHAAGAGRRLLPIRLVKVHTNDPSQHIAGGAVENIPAALLGTKKKLTELSAGGVAVIGGTTAGLLKLAPLVEKLKTYNGGEGLQTSLLVVDEASMMVFPHFLALATLVAPKGQILLAGDHRQLAPITAHDWEAEDRPPAVLYQPFASAYDAVRRIIDAHVPAGGAMWSGLRLTFRLPPVVRELIGRIYRKDRIELAGLPRAPVAGAEGGGGVWSEVWRWNVGLFLAIHDEAGSRRSNQVEVSAIEALLAAAPALTAGSVAVITPHRAQRSLLATRLAAHTAPGGAVGVIDTVERLQGGERPTVIVSGTVSDPTAVAANAGFVLNLNRANVAFSRVQDRLVVVCSRALLDHIPAEVEHYESAALWKALRDLCSELVGAVEVCGHALKLYRPPAGATPV; encoded by the coding sequence TTGAACGCACCATCCGGGCTCACGATCACCGCCACCGACCTCGGGGAGTACGTCCGCCACCACTCCTGCGACCGCCGGTTCCACCTCGCGGTCCACGCCGCGCGCGAGACGGAGCCGCTCCCGTTCTTCGACCGGCTGCGCACCGACCTCGACCCGGTGCTGGCCGAACTCGGGCGCCGGCGCGAGAACCAGTGGGAAGCGGAGCTGAAGGCCGCGGGGTTTCGCGACCTGGCCGCGCCGCTCCCGAAGGGGAAGCGGGATGAAGTGACCTGGTCCGCCATTGCGGCGGTGCTGGAAGCGCTCCCGCCCGGCGCGTCGGGGTACGCGCGCCAGGTGGCCGTCGGGGGCACCGTCGGCGCGTTCCGCGTGTACGGGCTCATCGACTTCATGCTCGTGAAGTGGACCGGCGCCGGGCCGGTGCTGGTGCTGGTGGAGTGTAAGGCCAGCCGCCGCGACCGCACCTACCACCGCGTGCAGGTGACCGCGTACCGGGTGCTGCTCCGCGGGCTGCTCGGCGGCCGACCGGTGGTGATCGGCGGCGCGGCGGTGGCGCCCGAGGCGATCGAGTGCGTGGTCGCACGCCTCGACCCCGAACGCAACACCACCCAGTCCATCCTCGCGCTCCCGGCGCTCGACCTGGCGCACGAAGAGGCCGACCTCGTGCGCCTGCTCGCGCCGGGCGGGCGGCTCGATGCCGCGGCGTCGCGCCCGCTCGCGGAGCTGGGGTTCCAGATCGATACTAAGTGCGACGGCTGCACGTTCGCCCCGCACTGCATGGCCGAAAGCGCGCGGTTGCGCCAGGTGGAGCTGCTCGGCATCGACCCCGTGACCACGCGGCTGCTCCGCGGCGCCGGGCTGGGCACCCTGGACCAGCTCGCCAACCCGCCGATGTTCGAGCCGAAGATCGAGGCGCTGGCCCGCGATCCCGGGTTCACGGAAAGCCTGGATGTGCTGCGATTGCGCGCCCGCACGCGTCTGCACACGCTGCCCGTGCTCCCCGGTTCGCGCCCGGTGCCGAGTTCCGGAGTCGAGCCGGTTCCGAACACCGGCGTCGGGCACCTGCCGCCGCACGAGGCCAACGGCACGCGGCTCCTGCGCGTGTACCTGGCGGTCGATTACGACTACACCGAGAACCGGGTTGGGGCGCTGGCCGCGCACGTTACCCGCGGCCCCCAGCGCATCGACACGCCGTTCGCCGACGGCGCGCCGGTTCCGGGTGTTCAGGAGCTGACCGAGAGCGGAAAGGACCGCTTCGGGAAGCCGGTTCACGAGTGCCGCCCACTCCACGGTGAGGGCGAGGTGGTGGAGTTCCAACCGGTCCCGTGGAGCGGAACGGACTACGCGGCCGACACCGCCGCCGAGGGCGAACTGATCCGCCGGTTCTTCGACCGGCTCGCGGGGGTGATCGCCCGGGCGGCCGGGGGCGAGCCGGCGCCGGTTCACTTTTACGTGTGGTCGCGGTCGGACGTGCGCTACCTCATTGAGGGGTGCTGCCGGGCGGGGCCGGAACTGCTCGGCCCGGTGCGCCAGTTGTTCGGTTGCCGCGAGGGGCTGGAACAGCAGATGTACTCGGCCGTTCGCGAAGAGGTGAACCGCCGGTACGCGCTCGGCTGGACCGGGCGCGGGCTGGGCGTGGTCGCTTCCCTGGAGTGGGCCGGGCGGCGGTTCCACTGGACGCGCGCGGTGAACGGCGCGGCGTGCGACCTGTCCCGGGTGTTCGCGCAAGGCGTCTTCGACTTCGTGGCCGATCTCGACATCGCGCCCAACGGCGACTGGACCACAGAAGGGGCCGGTGCGAAGCACACATTTGAAGTCCGCGCCCGGTTCGGCGACGGGCTGCCGGCACCATACTGGCACGCCGTCTGGGGCACACTGCCCGACAGCGACCCGCGGGCACAAGAGGCGGTTCAGCGCTACCGCGTGGCCGGGGCGCCGGGGCTGCTCGAAGCGTACCTGCTGGCCCGCGTGCAAGCGCTCCGCTGGCTCGAAGAGTGCATTGGGCCGAAAAACCCGGGGATCGAAAAGGCGCCGCTCGACCCGAAGGCGCTACCGGCGTTCAAGCTCGGCCGCGACGGCGTGGCCCGCGCCGCCACGGACTTCCTCCGGCTCGACCAGCACGTGCGGCGCTCGGACTGGGTGGCGATGCACTTGGTGCCGCCGATCGGCCGCGTTCCGGCGGGCCGCACGCTCCCGCTCAAGCAGGTGAAGGTGGGTGCGGACAAGAGCACGATCACGGGCGTGATCGAGCTGTTCGCGTTCGGCGGGCTGAAGCTCGCGGACCTCGAAGCCCGGTGCCAGTTCGGGCCGGGCGCGTTCGCGCGCCTCTCGCCCTGGAACGGCGACCCGAAGCAGGGGCAGGCGGTCGCGCAGCTCACTTCGGCGGTCGGGCGCACCTGTGTGGTGCGTGATGTGAACTGGAAGACCGGGCAGGTCACGCTCGACGCGATGTACGCCGAGGAGGACCGCTACCTGCTGTCGAGCGGGGCGAGCAAGAAGGCCGAGGTGCTGTTCGACCGCGGGTACGCGACGCTCGACGAGAACGTGTCGGACTACGTCGCGGGGCGGGTGGACGAGCGGCTCCAGCGCCCGAGCCACGTGTACGCGTGGTTCGACCCGGTGGACCCGCGCCCGCCGATCGTGCCGCCGCTTCCGGACGCGGAATCAACCGTGCTTCAGAAGCTGCTGGACACGTTCTTGCTCCCGCCCGGGGGAATGTACCCGGCGTCGCCCGACCAGGCGCGTGCGGCGGTGGACGGCCTTTCGACGCGCGTGCAACTGATTCAGGGGCCGCCGGGGACCGGGAAGACTACCACGACCGCTTTGGCCGTGCTCCTGCGGGTGCTGGTCGCGGGGCGCCCTGGAGACGTCGTGCTGCTGTCGGCGCACACGCACACCGCGCTCGACAACCTGCTCGAGCGCATCGACCGCTACCTCGAACCGTTCCGCACCCACGCCGCGGGCGCCGGGCGCCGGCTCCTTCCAATACGGTTGGTTAAGGTTCACACCAACGATCCGAGCCAGCACATCGCGGGCGGGGCGGTGGAGAACATTCCGGCCGCTCTGCTGGGCACCAAGAAGAAGCTGACGGAGCTGTCGGCGGGCGGCGTGGCGGTGATCGGCGGGACGACGGCGGGGCTGTTGAAGCTCGCGCCGCTGGTGGAGAAGCTCAAGACCTACAACGGCGGGGAAGGGCTCCAGACATCGCTGCTCGTGGTCGATGAGGCGTCGATGATGGTGTTCCCGCACTTCCTCGCGCTCGCTACGCTGGTGGCCCCGAAGGGACAGATCCTGCTCGCCGGCGACCACCGCCAACTGGCGCCGATCACGGCGCACGACTGGGAGGCCGAGGACCGCCCGCCCGCGGTGCTGTACCAGCCGTTCGCCAGTGCCTACGACGCGGTCCGGCGGATCATTGATGCCCACGTACCAGCGGGCGGCGCGATGTGGTCCGGGCTGCGGCTCACGTTCCGACTTCCGCCCGTCGTGCGCGAGCTGATCGGGCGCATCTACCGCAAGGATCGCATCGAACTCGCAGGGCTGCCACGCGCGCCCGTTGCCGGCGCCGAGGGGGGCGGGGGCGTGTGGTCGGAGGTGTGGCGCTGGAACGTGGGGCTGTTCCTCGCGATCCACGACGAGGCCGGTTCGCGGCGCAGCAACCAGGTCGAAGTTTCCGCGATCGAGGCGCTACTGGCTGCGGCGCCGGCACTGACCGCGGGCTCGGTGGCGGTCATCACCCCGCACCGGGCACAGCGGAGCCTGCTGGCGACGCGACTGGCGGCGCACACGGCGCCGGGCGGCGCGGTCGGGGTGATCGACACCG
- a CDS encoding serine hydrolase: MRCCAVLFAFLFATAPARAAGFDPKIIDEVAEKALKEFSAPGCAVVVVKDGEVVYLKGFGVREKGADDKVTPDTVFPIASCSKAFTATLLAMLADDGKLKWDDKVRDHLDYFRLSDELADRDVTLRDLLCHRTGMPRHDLLWAALSTDGADVIKRWGRAAPSTSFRSKWEYANVPFTTAGVIAGRYEKGTWADAVKARIFAPLGMTSTSATWKEGRGRPNHATPHYYGLDKSVSAVGWDEIDHAGGAGCVNSSARDLAAWLRFQLAGGKFDGRRLLTERALKETHTPQMLLLPEGPFAVYLPPKVTRFAGYGLGWFVHDYRGVTCVSHGGTLTGFRAQCMLVPEKKVGVMVLCNLRPSLVCEAVAKTALDALLELPAEDWVAFHKTQLALTDFNTAAAKQRRETARKRDTKPSLELSRFVGGYEERAYGRAEVTVEGDKLHVKWGRYTFRAEHYHFDTFTLVPIEPKGDIVSLDRSTFDLQFRLGTNGEAEGMKFLEQEFRRAQK; this comes from the coding sequence ATGCGCTGTTGCGCCGTCCTGTTCGCGTTCCTGTTCGCCACGGCCCCGGCGAGGGCCGCCGGGTTCGACCCCAAGATTATTGACGAGGTGGCGGAGAAGGCGCTCAAGGAGTTCTCCGCGCCCGGGTGTGCGGTGGTGGTGGTGAAGGACGGGGAGGTGGTTTATCTGAAAGGGTTCGGCGTGCGCGAAAAGGGCGCGGACGACAAGGTCACGCCCGACACGGTGTTCCCGATCGCGTCGTGTTCAAAAGCGTTCACAGCCACGCTCCTGGCGATGCTGGCCGACGACGGGAAGCTGAAGTGGGATGACAAGGTGCGCGACCACCTCGACTACTTCCGGCTCTCGGACGAACTGGCGGACCGCGACGTGACGCTCCGGGACCTGCTATGTCACCGCACCGGGATGCCCCGGCACGACCTGCTGTGGGCCGCGCTCAGCACAGACGGCGCCGATGTGATCAAGCGGTGGGGGAGGGCGGCGCCCTCGACCTCGTTCCGCTCGAAGTGGGAGTACGCGAACGTCCCGTTCACGACGGCCGGGGTGATCGCCGGGCGGTACGAGAAGGGCACCTGGGCGGACGCGGTGAAGGCCCGCATCTTCGCCCCGCTCGGGATGACGAGCACCAGCGCCACCTGGAAGGAGGGCCGCGGGCGGCCGAACCACGCCACCCCGCACTACTACGGGCTGGACAAGTCGGTGTCGGCGGTCGGGTGGGACGAGATCGACCACGCGGGCGGGGCCGGGTGCGTGAACAGCTCGGCGCGCGACCTGGCGGCGTGGCTCCGGTTCCAGCTCGCGGGCGGCAAGTTCGACGGGCGCCGGCTGCTCACCGAGCGGGCGCTGAAGGAGACGCACACCCCGCAGATGCTGCTGCTCCCGGAGGGGCCGTTCGCGGTCTACCTGCCGCCGAAGGTGACGCGATTCGCGGGCTACGGGCTGGGCTGGTTCGTTCACGACTACCGCGGCGTCACGTGCGTGTCGCACGGAGGCACGCTCACCGGGTTCCGCGCTCAGTGCATGCTCGTTCCCGAGAAAAAGGTCGGGGTGATGGTGCTGTGCAACCTGCGCCCGTCGCTGGTGTGCGAGGCGGTGGCCAAGACCGCCCTCGACGCGCTGCTCGAACTGCCCGCGGAGGACTGGGTCGCGTTCCACAAGACGCAACTGGCGCTGACGGACTTCAACACTGCCGCGGCGAAGCAGCGGCGCGAAACCGCTCGCAAGCGGGACACGAAGCCGAGCCTGGAACTGTCGCGGTTCGTTGGGGGCTACGAGGAACGCGCGTACGGTCGCGCGGAGGTGACGGTCGAGGGCGACAAACTGCACGTGAAGTGGGGACGGTACACGTTCCGCGCGGAGCACTACCACTTCGACACGTTTACGCTGGTTCCCATCGAACCGAAGGGCGACATCGTCTCGCTGGACCGCAGCACGTTCGACCTCCAGTTCCGGTTGGGTACGAACGGCGAGGCGGAGGGGATGAAGTTCCTCGAACAGGAGTTCCGCCGCGCGCAGAAATAG